GCGCAGAATCTCTTTTTTCAAAAGCCGGCCAAAAAGATAATTGGCTTCCAAATTTTGGCCCGAGTAATAAATGGGTATTATTTTAATTTTCGGCAAATGGGGAACAAGCTGGAGAAGCGGAACAGAAGCCCCATAGTCCAGTTTCTCTTCCGAAATCATCTGGAGCGGCGCCTTTGTTTCCAGGCGTTCGCGGATTTTATGGGCCAGCATTATATTTCCCGAGACCGTGAGTTTGGTCGAAAAATCGCCGAAGCCTTCCATATTAGCGGTAAATTCCGGGCTTTGGTTTAACGAAAAAGAATTCTCCTGGATACAGCCATGAGGCGAAATTATAATAAGCGTCTCCGGCTGGGAGGCGTACAAATCTTCCTCAAGCTTCTTATAGCTCTCGGAAGTTTTTTTTAACAAGGCGGCGTTTTCTTTTCCGACCGAAGGGATGATTAACGGCGGGTGGGGAACGATTGATGAAAAAACTAATGACATATTTAATTATTAACCTGGCTGATTAATTCGCCATCCGGATAAAGATCAAGCACTTTCTGCGAGGCGGTTATTACATTATTCCACTTATATCCCATTTTTTCAAATACTTCCCCGGATGTAAAGGCCCGTCGCAGGCCGTTCGAAATCAAATACACGCCCGGCGAGGAAGATGATTTTAAGAGTTCTCCGTCGTCGAATTTAACCGGCGCGGCTGTCTGGTATTTATCCAATTCGCCTTTGGCGGCTCTTTGGATTGTTTTGGTTTTGAATTTGGTCGTTAAAAATATCCGGTCCCAAATCGGCGCTTTAGTATTGTCGATTACGTAAAAAACTCCGCCGGTCTTCGGGTCCTGCAAAAGCGCGCCGGTCGCGTAAGTCGAAGTCGCGGTAATCGGCGCGATCTCGCGAAAAGGCGCTAAATCATTAAAAGTCACGTCGATTATTTCTTCAGGGTTTATCCCGGTCTTCCTTAAAGCTTCTCTTGAGGCAAAACCGCGGCGGGTATCGTCAACCAAAAGGTAAACAGTACCTTTGGGCGAGCGGACTAAAGAATATTGGGAGAATTTAATCGGATCGCCGGCCGGGTATTTATCGATGTCGGACTTGGCTACCATAATAACTTTATTGATGTCATATCGGGAGGTTAAGGCGCCCCGGCTGGTAAAAGGCCGTTTATTTCCGCTTTTAATCAGCCAAACGACGCTTTCGCCGGATACTTGCAGAAGCGATCCGTCGGGATAGTTCCTTACAAAATACTTAAGCCACAATTTGTAAAAATTGTAATTGCCGTTAAAAACATGCGGCGTGTAATTATAGAGGGCGGCGGTCGCCTGATTGGCCGGCGTAACGCTCATCGGCTCATTGGAAACGGTTCCGTAGGGGTTGGTGAAGGTATAAGTCACGCCGGCTTTGTAAGTATAAAGCTGGGGATTGTCTAGGTAGTCGCGAAATTGCAATGAGGCGGAATTTATTTGCTTCCAAAGCCCTTTCCACCTCGGATTAGGGCTGGAATTATCCGGACAGCCGTAGCCGGTTGCCCAATCAAGCTGTGATTGGGACGGCGAGCTGTCCTCAATCAGCCCCTGCTCTTTTTGCAAAAGCACCAGCAAAAATTTCGGATTAATGCTGTTGGCAATTGCCCGGTCATATATGATTTGCGCGGCGGTCATAGCCGGGCCGGAACAGGCGGCGGCGTTTAATAAGTCGTCCGATGTACAGCTATTCACCTTATAGCCGGCCAAAAAGCTTCCCTTCAAAAGTAAAAACTCCTGGATATCGTCCTGATCCATTGAGTTAGAATCCAAAATTTCCAAATCGCTTATTATGTAGTTTGGGTTAAAGTTGGAGTCAATGGTTTGCGCCAAAGCCTCCGGCGAAAAATAAAGGCTTTGCGCCATTGAAACGGCCATAAACAAAAAAAGCCAAGCGGCGCGGTTTATTATTTTTTTACGCATAATTCCAGTTTATTCAAATGTTCAGATAATAATTTGCGAACAAAAATTTTCCTCACTCATTCTATTATAATATACGTCGCCTAGTCCTGGCAAATTACATCTATTTCTTCAATAAAATTCAAATTTGGCTAAGGTTTAACGATTGTGCAAATGCCAGGGTAAATCTGCAATAATCCGTCAAAATTCCGTTTGACAGGTCCTTATTTTAATAATATGTTTAAATCATATCCCCGGGGTTGGCAGTTATATGCCCACTAACATGGGGAAAGCTGTTCAGGTTTTACTGGAGCGGGCGGTTTTACTGGACAGCAGTACCAGTTTGGAAGGAGAAAATCCGATGATTAAAATTACCGAAGTTGAACGCAAAATTCTCGGAATAGGGGCGGCCGCAACATGCCAGCCCAGTCCCGAGACTCCTTCGTGCCATGCCCCGTTGGGCCATTCTTCGTTGCCGTGCCATGCGCCAGTAGCCCAGGCAACTTGACACGGTCCGACGGAACTCTCCAGTTAATGGAGAACAACGGGGTTTTCGCCATAGTCTAAGGGAGGCGTGGCGATTCAAATCCGCTCCAGTTCTTTTAAATTTTTCACAACTCCAGGGCCAGACCATCCGTTTTATTAGGATGTTCTGGCCTAATTTTTTTATGAAAATTCTTAATAAAGTTAGCTGAATTGGCCAATTAGCGGTAAATTGACTTTTGGTAAAAAATAAGCTAATATAAAGACAAGCTAAATAACCAAAATTTTTTAGCTAATTTTAAAGTAGTGTCCAGAATTTTGGAGATAAAAGTTCTTTAAATTTTACTAATTCCAGGGTAAGCGGATAGTCGCTCCGCCCCGCATCTGCGGGGCGGAGAGGAAAGTCCGGACTCCCGTCCCGTCCGCGTTTTGCAGGCGGGATGATAGCGGCAGTGGGTAACGCCCACCTATCCGCCCGGTAATCGGACGGATAAGGGAAAGTGTCTTGCCCGTACTGCGGGCAAGATCCTGCTTCCTTAATTCACATTAAGAAAGCAGGGCCACAGAGACAATACTAACCGCGGGGCGTTTACCTTGAGTGAAAAAAACGTACCGAAGGGCTTTAGGGCCTTTTGATTGCGCTTTAGTCTCGCTTAAGGTAATCGCTTCGCGGTGAAAGGTGAAAAGCTGCTTGGTGTTTTTGGTTATACCGGATATCCATATAACTTTAAGCTACAAGTATTCCCGGCTGGTAACAGCCGCGGATGGCAAACCCTGCCTGGAGCAAGAACAAAGCCTCGCCCATATTTTGAGCGGGGTAAAAAGTAGTTCGCTTGATCCCGCGGGCAACCGCGGGGCTAGATAAATGGCTATCCATCCTTAGCTTCGCATTGAAGAAAAGGAGGACAGAATCCGGCTTATAGCTTGCCCTGGAATTAGTGGAATTTACTCTCGAAGATCCTAAATCATTCTAAATAATTATCTTCTAGTAATTATTATGAAGCGCTCCGAACTCTTCTTTTCATTCCTTCTCGTTCCTCTCGATTTTATAATGATTATTTTAGCCGGCCTTTCGGCTTACTATATCCGGTTTGCCCGTTTTTTTACGGAAATAAGGCCGGTTATTTTTAATTTGACGGTAAACGATTATTTAAAAATTTTAATTCCCATCGGTTTATCCTGGCTCGTGATTTTTGCTTTGGCCGGACTTTACCGGATTAAATCGAAACGCCGGTTTGCCCGAGAATTTTACCGCGTGGTTTTAGCCTGCTCGACCGGATTAATGCTGATAGTCGTTTTGATTTTCGTCCGCCGCGAGCTTTTTGACTCGCGCTTCATCGTTTTAGCCGGCTGGATTTTTGCCGTCGTCTATATCACCTTAGCCCGGGGCTTTATCCGCGGCGTCCAAAATTATCTTCACAATTTCGGAATCGGCGTCCATAAATTGGCTATAGTCGGAAATTCAAAAACTACTGAAATTTTAGTCCACGACTTTTGCTCTAATAAAAAACTGGGCTACGGCGTGGCTAAGCGCCTACGGGGCTTTTCTATAGCCGAAGCGCAGGAATTGGAGGAATTTTTGAAAACCGGCGAAGTTGACGAAATTCTCCAAAGCGATCCGAATTTATCCAAAGCCGAAATTATCCGCCTTTATGATTTTGCCAGCGAACACCATCTTACTTTTAAATACGCAGCCGACCTTTTAGGAGCTAAAGTCTTAAAAACCGAGGTTACGGATATTTCCGGAGTTCCGATTGTTGAAGTTATAAAGACTCCTTTAGAAGGCTGGGGAAGGATTGTCAAAAGATTTTTCGATGTTGCGGTTTCATCAATCTTAATAATCATCCTTTCGCCCATTCTCGCCATTACCGCTGTTCTAATAAAAATCGATTCGCACGGGCCGATTTTTTTCTCGCGACGAGATGACGGTTCCCGGCTTTTTCGGGTGGGCCAGGGGGGCAGATTATTCAAATATATAAAATTTCGGTCAATGATACCGGGCACTGATGAAATGCGTTATAAGGAATTAGCGGAAAAAAACATTCGCAAAGGCGAACCGCTGGTAAAAATAAAAGACGACCCGCGAATAACCCGAATCGGGAAATTTATACGAAGGACCAGCATTGATGAATTGCCTGAATTGTTTTTGGTCTTAAAAGGCGATATGAGCCTGGTCGGCCCGCGCCCGCATCTTCCCGAAGAAGTAGCCAAATACGAACTGCACCATAAAAAAGTTTTGACCATCAAGCCCGGCATTTCCGGACTGGCCCAGATTTCTGGCCGGAGCGATTTGAATTTTGAAGATGAAGTTAAATTGGATACATATTATATTGAAAACTGGTCTTTACTTCTTGATATGTCCATTCTTTTAAGGACGCCTTTTGCCGTAGTCCGGCCGAGAAAGGCGGAATAAAAATTATGAAATTATATATTGTCAGGCATGGCGAGACAGATTACAATACTAAGAAAATTATTCAGGGCCAGGTTAATACGCCGCTGAACAAAAAAGGCGAAAAACAAGCTAAGTTGATAGCAAAAAGATTAGGTGTCGTTAACTTTGACCTCATATATTCCTCTGATCTTAGGCGGGCCAAACAAACCACCAAAGAAATAATGAAATTTCAGAAGTGCCTGGTGAAATATGTCAAAGAACTAAGAGAAAGACATTATGGAATTTTTCAAAATAAGTTCGAGCAAATTTATTATGAATATCTTGCCCAAAACAATGTTTCCAGCCATAATCCGGACTACCGGATTCCCGGCGGCGAATCGAGACAGGATCACTATATAAGAGTAGAAAAATTTCTGGAAAAAATCTATAAAAAACACAAAGATAAAACCGTATTGCTATCCACTCACGGCGGAACAAAAAAGGCGATTTTAAGGTATTTAATAAATATCCCTCGCAACCAATATGGCATAAAGGACCCTGATAACGCCAGCCTCACCATTGTTCAATTCCATGAGAATGGGAAACATAAGATAGAGCTGGAGGGCGATGTTAAACACTTAAAAAATCTAAAACAATGAAAGTCGCGTTAATTCATGACCATCTCGCCCAGGACGGCGGAGCGGAAAAAGTCCTAAAAGCGTTTTCGGAAATTTATCCGGACGCGCCGATTTATACTTTGCTTTACAATAAAAAGAATATTGATAAATATTATCCCGGCCGGCGGGTAGAAGCTTCGATTATCCAAAAAATGCCCGGCGGGGTTAAACATTACCAGTGGTACATGCCGTTCATGCCGATGGCGATCGAGTTTTTCGATTTGCGCGGTTTTGACGTGGTTCTTTCCGATACCGCTTCATTCGCCAAGGGAGTAATTACCGGCCCGGAAACTTTGCATATTTGTTATTGCCATACTCCCACCCGATATTTATGGTCGGATACGCACCAGTATATTAATGAATTAAAGTACAATAAATTTTTCAAAAAAATCATCTCCATGGTTTTGAATAACGTAAGGATGTGGGACCGGCTGGCCGCCGACCGGGTAGACGTATTTATCGCCAATTCCAAAGTCGTCGCCCGCCGGATAAAAAAATATTACCAGCGTGAAAGCGTAGTTATTTATCCGCCTACGGAAATTGAAAAATTCCACGCCAGTGATAAAGTCGGCGATTACTTTTTGTGCGGCTGTCGGTTGGTTCCATATAAAAGAATTGACATCGTTATTGAAGCTTTCAAAAAGCTAGGTGCTCCATATAAATTGAAAATTTTCGGTGATGGAATTGATTTGCCGCGCTTAAAAAAAATCGCCGGCGAGGCGCAAAATATTGAATTCATGGGCCGCGTTTCCGACGAAGAAAGAGCCAAGCTTTTTGCCGAATGCCAGGCCTTTATCAATCCCCAGGTCGAAGATTTCGGCATAACCATAATGGAAGCTATGGCCTCGGGCCGGCCGGTCATTGCCTTAAAGCAGGGCGGCGCCTGCGAAAGCGTTATTAAGGGGAAGACCGGGGAATTTTTCCGCGAAGAAACACCCGAACAAGTTATTGAGGCAATAGAAAAATTTGATCCAGCTAAATACGATTCGGCTGAAATCCGCGCCTACGCCGAAAAATTTTCCGGAGAAAAATTTAAACAATCCATAAAAGATTTTGTTGAAAAAGAATATAATAATTTTGTTAATTGCAATTAATTGACAAGTTGTTCGTCAGTATGATAATGTAAGAAAGTAAGAATTTCTTACTTTTATTCTTAAACCAAAAATTTATGCCTACCGTGGTAAAAACAACTTCCAAAGGACAAATAACTTTGCCGATAAAATGGCGAAGAAAATTTAAAACCAATCAGTTTATCTTAGAGTGCCAAGGCAACAGTCTAACGATTCAGCCGCTGGATTTAACCAAGATTCCAAAACCCAGAAAGAATGAGCAGGTTATTTTTGACGCGATAAGAGATAACAAGGGCAAGGGTATTCCGGCCCGGGAAATTTTAAAAATTTTACAAAAACTGAATGGATGAAGTTGAAAAACTTCTGAACAAAATCTCAAAAAGGGAAAGGGAGGCGGTAGAGGAGGTTATCGCTCTTTCAGTGTCCGGCCGAACAAAAAAACTGAATATCAAAAAAATAGCCAACAGCTGTCTCTTCAGAGTTAAAGCCAAAAGGTTCAGGATTATTTATCATTTTGATTATAGCGAAGTAATAATTGATACGATAAGGATTCGAGACAAAAATACTTATAAAAACTTGCCTAAAATATAATTTATGTCCAACATAAGGGTCAGAATCGCTCCATCTCCCACCGGCTTTTTACATATCGGCAATTTACGCACTGCGCTTTTTGATTATGTCATCGCCAAGCATTACGGCGGCAAGATGATAATCCGCATTGAAGACACTGACCAAAAAAGGGAGGTGCCGGGCGCCGTTGAAAGTTTACTCCGGGTTTTTGACTGGATCGGAATAAAATTCGATGAGGGTCCTGAAATCGGAGGCCCGTTCGCGCCGTACATCCAAACCCAAAGACTCGATATTTATAAAAAACACGCCGAAGAACTTTTGGAAAAAGGCGGCGCTTACCCTTGTTTTTGCTCACCGGAAAGACTGGACCAGATGCGGCGCGACCAGCAGTCAAGAAAAGAACCGCCGCACTACGACCGCCATTGCCGGGAACTTTCAAAGGATGAAGCCGCGAAAAAAATCGCGTCCGGAGAAAAATTTGTCCTCCGCCAAAAAATGCCTCTGGACGGAAAAACTGTTGTCCATGATGAATTGCGGGGCGACATTGGATTTAATAATAGCGAGCTGGAAGATCACGTTTTAATAAAATCCGACGGAATTCCGACTTATCAGTTCGCCAGCGTGGTTGACGACCACCTGATGGAAATTTCGCACGTTCTTCGCGGCGAAGAATGGATTCCGTCTTTTCCAAAAAATATTTTACTCTACCAGGCCTTTGGCTGGATCGCGCCTAAATTTATTCACATGGCGCTCACTTTAAATAAAGGCGGCGGAAAATTAAGTAAGCGCCAGGGCGATGTCGCGGTCGAGGATTACAAAGCTAAAGGGTATCTGCCCGAAGCTTTAATTAACTTCAGCATCCTGCAAGGCTGGCATCCCAAGGGCGACGAAGAAATTCTAACCCTCGCCCAGATTATCGAAAAATTCAGGATTGAAGACATGGGCACCAGCCCGGCGATTTTTGATATTGAAAAACTGGATTACTTTAACGGCTATTATATCCGCCATAAATCTTTGGATGAAATTTATAAACTGTGCCTGCCGTATTTAGAAGAAAATTTAAAAAAAACATCCAATCCCAAAAAAAAATCCAAGTCTTTCATTAAAGCCGTTATTTCTCTTGAGCAGGAAAGACTGAAAAAACTGTCCGAGATCGGCGAGCTTACTGAATTTTTGTTTGTTGATAAGCCCGAATACGATCCGGAACTTTTGGTTTGGAAAAAAATGACTATTGATCAGGTGAAACAAAATCTGCAGGAGATAATTGAGGTTTTAGGACGCATCCCCGAAGATAATTGGACCAATGATTCGATTGAAGACGCGGTAAAATCGCATATACAGGCGAAAAACGGCAGTATGGGCGAATATTTATGGCCCATGCGCGTCGCTTTAACCGGCCGCAAGGCCTCGCCCCCGCCCTTTGATGTCGCCGAAGTATTAGGGAAGGAGGAGAGTATTAATAGAATAACACAGGTGATTAAATAAAGAATATATTTTATTGCTCATTCTAAGCTAAAAGCACAAGGAGACGATTATGCCACGAAGAGCAAAACGAATTGAACTTGATGGTGAGGACGGCCCGTTTAGTAGTGTTGGCTCAAACACCGCTACCGTGGGAGACATTATCGGAATCGGGCCTAAAAACGGCGACCTGCTCGACGAGCAGATAGCTATAATCGCCAATGGTCCCGAAAAGCTCAAAAAGGGACCGGGTAAGGAGGAAATCTCATGAAGGAATGGGAGTTTACCGATCTGTTTTTGGTAAAAATCTTCGACGGTTTTTGCTGCCTGCTCTGTTTCTCGGGCAGTTACAGTTTCGTTATGAAAGACGGAACTCGGACCAAAGCCGTGTCAAAAGCCGACGAACATCTGATCAACTATTGCGAATGCGACAACTGCACTACGCATTTCGCCGATCCAAGGAGATTCACACGTCCCTTTGTTCCCCAAATGCCCGACAAAATTCATCCCGACCGCGCCGAATTGAGCTAGGCCTTGGGGCAGGGTTTCGGCACCGAAGCTAAAGGAGGCGGACAACAACAAGTTCGCCTCCTCCCAAAACCTAAAAACATGGAAAACAAACTTAAAAACGCCTTAAAGTGGATTACCGGAATTTTGGAAGAGTTGAATATACCTTATCAGATTTCCGGCGGTTTCGCGGCGCATATTTACGGAGCGGCCCGCCCGGTCAACGATATTGATATCGACGTTCCGGAAGACCGGATGGAAGAAATCGTGCCTCGGGTTAAAGATTTTATTATTCAGGAGCTTGGGCATTTCCAAGACAAAAAATGGGACGCGA
The Patescibacteria group bacterium genome window above contains:
- a CDS encoding sugar transferase, which encodes MKRSELFFSFLLVPLDFIMIILAGLSAYYIRFARFFTEIRPVIFNLTVNDYLKILIPIGLSWLVIFALAGLYRIKSKRRFAREFYRVVLACSTGLMLIVVLIFVRRELFDSRFIVLAGWIFAVVYITLARGFIRGVQNYLHNFGIGVHKLAIVGNSKTTEILVHDFCSNKKLGYGVAKRLRGFSIAEAQELEEFLKTGEVDEILQSDPNLSKAEIIRLYDFASEHHLTFKYAADLLGAKVLKTEVTDISGVPIVEVIKTPLEGWGRIVKRFFDVAVSSILIIILSPILAITAVLIKIDSHGPIFFSRRDDGSRLFRVGQGGRLFKYIKFRSMIPGTDEMRYKELAEKNIRKGEPLVKIKDDPRITRIGKFIRRTSIDELPELFLVLKGDMSLVGPRPHLPEEVAKYELHHKKVLTIKPGISGLAQISGRSDLNFEDEVKLDTYYIENWSLLLDMSILLRTPFAVVRPRKAE
- the gltX gene encoding glutamate--tRNA ligase, with the protein product MSNIRVRIAPSPTGFLHIGNLRTALFDYVIAKHYGGKMIIRIEDTDQKREVPGAVESLLRVFDWIGIKFDEGPEIGGPFAPYIQTQRLDIYKKHAEELLEKGGAYPCFCSPERLDQMRRDQQSRKEPPHYDRHCRELSKDEAAKKIASGEKFVLRQKMPLDGKTVVHDELRGDIGFNNSELEDHVLIKSDGIPTYQFASVVDDHLMEISHVLRGEEWIPSFPKNILLYQAFGWIAPKFIHMALTLNKGGGKLSKRQGDVAVEDYKAKGYLPEALINFSILQGWHPKGDEEILTLAQIIEKFRIEDMGTSPAIFDIEKLDYFNGYYIRHKSLDEIYKLCLPYLEENLKKTSNPKKKSKSFIKAVISLEQERLKKLSEIGELTEFLFVDKPEYDPELLVWKKMTIDQVKQNLQEIIEVLGRIPEDNWTNDSIEDAVKSHIQAKNGSMGEYLWPMRVALTGRKASPPPFDVAEVLGKEESINRITQVIK
- a CDS encoding histidine phosphatase family protein, whose protein sequence is MKLYIVRHGETDYNTKKIIQGQVNTPLNKKGEKQAKLIAKRLGVVNFDLIYSSDLRRAKQTTKEIMKFQKCLVKYVKELRERHYGIFQNKFEQIYYEYLAQNNVSSHNPDYRIPGGESRQDHYIRVEKFLEKIYKKHKDKTVLLSTHGGTKKAILRYLINIPRNQYGIKDPDNASLTIVQFHENGKHKIELEGDVKHLKNLKQ
- the amrB gene encoding AmmeMemoRadiSam system protein B, translated to MSLVFSSIVPHPPLIIPSVGKENAALLKKTSESYKKLEEDLYASQPETLIIISPHGCIQENSFSLNQSPEFTANMEGFGDFSTKLTVSGNIMLAHKIRERLETKAPLQMISEEKLDYGASVPLLQLVPHLPKIKIIPIYYSGQNLEANYLFGRLLKKEILRTKERVAVVASGDLSHRLSKNSPAGYSPKGKKFDKELIELLLTGKTQEIIKMDEKFIHEACECGLKSIAILLGILDGMKCRPIELSYESPFGIGYLAMQFKF
- a CDS encoding glycosyltransferase, with protein sequence MKVALIHDHLAQDGGAEKVLKAFSEIYPDAPIYTLLYNKKNIDKYYPGRRVEASIIQKMPGGVKHYQWYMPFMPMAIEFFDLRGFDVVLSDTASFAKGVITGPETLHICYCHTPTRYLWSDTHQYINELKYNKFFKKIISMVLNNVRMWDRLAADRVDVFIANSKVVARRIKKYYQRESVVIYPPTEIEKFHASDKVGDYFLCGCRLVPYKRIDIVIEAFKKLGAPYKLKIFGDGIDLPRLKKIAGEAQNIEFMGRVSDEERAKLFAECQAFINPQVEDFGITIMEAMASGRPVIALKQGGACESVIKGKTGEFFREETPEQVIEAIEKFDPAKYDSAEIRAYAEKFSGEKFKQSIKDFVEKEYNNFVNCN